The genomic interval CAAAATCCGGCGCGAGGCCATCAGCAATATCATGTGCGATCTGGAGCTTGACAAGGCCAAATTTGGTGTAGAGTGGGAAATTGATTTCGACACTTTCTTCGCCGACGCTCTGCCGGAGCTTCAGGAACTGGCTGCCGATGGCCTAGTGTGCCTGGAACCAGGCGTAATCAAGGTGACTGAAACCGGGCGCATTTTCCTGCGCAATATCGCCATGCCCTTCGATGCATATTTGCGCCAGCAATCGGTTGAAATCAAGCCGCGTTACTCGAAAACTTTATAAAAGGAGTCCGCACATGAAAGCCAATACGATTCGTTTCGGTGAGCTGGAAGTCAATCCGGAAACCATTCTGACATTTCCCCGCGGTTTGCTCGGATTGGAAAACTGCACCCGCTTCAAGTTGCTGCACAACGTGGAAAAAGACGCTCCCGTGGTTTTTTTTCTGCAATCCCTCGATGACCCCGCAGTCACTTTTTCCGTTGTTAACCCCGCCCAATTCGGCATCAACTACGAGTTTGTCCTGTCGGACGAAGAAACCGACCTGTTGCAGTCAGTGGAGCCAAGCGACTTGGCAGTGGCGCTGATGGTCTATATGCCCATGGGAGCAAATACAGCTAAGGATGAGGCCGGTGGCGGTATCTCAGCAAATATAAATGGCCCGCTGGTGCTGAATCTGGGCAAGAAATTAGGCTTGCAGAAAGTTCTGGTTGGGCCGCAGTTCGACATCACCCTGCGCGACCAAGGCAGCTAAGTTCGGCGCCTCCCGGAGTCGAAAAAAGGCGCTGCGGCGCCTTTTTTTCGCTCTGGATAAAGGTTGCGCAGGATGACGGCATGAAATATGCTCGACAACACGTTCATTTATTCAATTGGTTCACATGTTCGATCTGCTTGCCCTGTTCCGCACCAAACCTTCGGGCTTTCTCACCAGCGCGAAGACCGCGGACGCGTGGCTGCAGGACCTGCGCGGGCACGACGAATACGAGGCGCAGAAGCAAGTCATCGATGCGCTTTCCGGCTTCCTGAAAAGTCAGGAACCCCTGACTCGGGAGCGTCTCAAGGTGCTGAGGCACGTCGACGAAACCAGTCAGGCATTCCAGAAAAAGCTCGGCGAAACGTATTTTCAGCACCAGAACGAGCTCAAGCGTGGCGAGGACGTCCTGTGGAAGAGCATGACGACCCTGTTTTCCCGGCTCGCCCACAGCTACCAGCTCTTTATCCACGAAATCGTGGCGCAACGCGGCAAGAGCGAATTCACCCGT from Sulfurimicrobium lacus carries:
- the fliW gene encoding flagellar assembly protein FliW, with amino-acid sequence MKANTIRFGELEVNPETILTFPRGLLGLENCTRFKLLHNVEKDAPVVFFLQSLDDPAVTFSVVNPAQFGINYEFVLSDEETDLLQSVEPSDLAVALMVYMPMGANTAKDEAGGGISANINGPLVLNLGKKLGLQKVLVGPQFDITLRDQGS